The nucleotide window GGGTCCCCGCCGTCGCGCCGCGCGGGCGGCTCCACCGCGCCGCGTCCGCCGCCGCCGGCCTGCGGGCGCGCCTTCTTCCCTGCGGGCGCCTCCGCGGGCGCCGCGCCCGCGCGCCGGCTCAGCATCGCGCCGGACGACAGGTAGAGCACCACGGCGAGCCCGGCCACGCCCACGCCGATCCACTTGACGGGGCTGAACGCCAGGTCGACGAAGAACTCCGTCACGCCCGTCATGGCCGCCGCGAGCGGCACCAGCGCCAGCGACGCGCCGCGCAGGCCCGTCGCCGCGCCCCGGCGGCGGTGGACGCCCCAGCTCGCGACGAGCCCGAGGATCGTCACCCCGAGGCTGATCGCGAAGATCATCGCGTCGCTCATCCCGGCCCCTCACTCCGAACGGCTGTGCTCTCCCCCATGCTCACACCGTACGCGGCCGGGATACTCCTTCCCAGGGACGGTTCGGAGCCGTCCGCGCCTCATCCTCCGGCGGGATGCCGACCCCGAGACGGGTGATCACGGGGAGGTAACGACAAGGTGGCGGGGAGGTCTCGGGATCAGGGCGAGGGCACCAGGGAGCGCAGGAACGCCAGGTCCACGTCCCGCAGCGACGCCACGACCGTCCGGCCCGGCGCCGCCGCGACCGGCAGGAGGCTCGGCACCGCGACCGTCGCGCAGCCCGCCGCCTCCGCCGCCGCGAGCCCGTTCGGGGAGTCCTCCAGGACGACGCACGCGCGCGGGTCGGCGCCGAGCCGCGCCGCCGCCGTCCGGTACGGCTCGGGGTCGGGCTTGGTGCGCGCCACCTCGTCGCCCGCGACCGTCACCGCGAAGTGCTCGCGCCCGATCGCGTCCAGCACCGGTTCGATGAGCCGCCGGTGGCTGGAGGACACCAGCGCCGCCGGGACGCCCGCCGCGCGGACCTCGGCCAGCAGCTCCTTCGCGCCCGGCAGCAGCGGGACGGCCGCGCCCAGCCGCTCGGCCATGCCGTCCAGCAGCCACGCCCCGACGGTCGCGGCCGGGACGTCCGCACCGGTCAGCTCCAGCATGTAGGCGACCGCGCCGGCCAGCGAGCCGCCGACGAGCGCGTGCTGGTGCTCCTCGGTCCACCGGCCGCCGAGCCGGGCGACGACCTCGAACTCGACCTCCAGCCACAGCCGCTCGGAGTCGATGAGCAGGCCGTCCATGTCGAACAGGACGGCCCGCAGCGCGCCGGGACCCTGCACGGGGGTTCCTCCTCGGGGGACGGAAAGGGACCCCCGAGGATAGATCACGTGTTGAAGTACTGGCCTCCGGGTGATGGACGCCGAGCGCGTCCGCCGACTGCTCGGGGACGAGCCGCAACTCATGATCACCGTGGACTTCTGCCGCGTTCCCGGCGAGCCCGGCGCGAGGACACCGGTCGCGGAGTGCTCATGCCGCGCCAGTTTATTTGGAGCGGCCCCCGGTCCCCTGTGACGTCCCGCGCCCGTTCTGGCGCACCGGGCAACAGACCGATAACGTGCCCCTCCCAGACTACTTACCGGTAAGGAGCGGCATGAGCGCGTACCGCACCATTCTCGTCGGCACCGACGGCTCGAAAACCTCGTTCCGCGCGGTCGACCGGGCCGCCCAGCTTGCCGCCGCGACCGGCGCCACGCTGCTGCTCGCGTCCGCGTACAACCCGATGTCGGAGAAGGAGCGGCTGAACGCCGCCGACCGGCTCGGCGACCTGGCCTACAAGGTCCAGGGCGCCACGCCCGCCGAGGACGCCCTGCGCGCCGCGCGGGAGCGGGCCGTCGCGGCCGGCGCCAAGGACATCGAGGAGGTCGCGCGGGAGGGCGACGCGGTGGACGTCATCGCGAGCATCGCCCGGGACCGCGAGGCCGACCTCGTCGTCGTCGGGAACCGCGGCCTGAACTCGCTGGCCGGGCGGATCCTCGGGTCCGTCCCGGCGAACCTGTCGCACCGGTCGCCCTGCGACGTGCTGATCGTCCACACCACCGACGGCAAGCGCTGAGCGGACCCGACCGCCGCCCCGGCCCCGTCGTCGGGCCGCCCGGACACCGCGTCCGGGCCGCCCGACGACGGGGTGGGTCGCTCCGCGAGGACGTAGGCTGGCCATCACCGATCTTGCGCGGCGGCCCCCGGAAATACCGCGCCGTCCGGTGACGCTGTACCCGACGTCGGAAGGAGGCAGCGCGTGGTCGAACTGGAGAGCGTGCCTGAACTGGTCGATCCGGTCGTCGTGGCCGCCTTTGAAGGGTGGAACGACGCGGGAGAGTCCGCGAGCGGGGTCGTCCGGCACCTCGCGGCGAGCTGGGAGTCCACTCCCATCGCCGAACTCGACCCGGACGACTACTACGACTTCCAGGTGACCCGGCCGGTCGTGGAGATGACCGACGGCGAGAGCCGCGGGATCTCCTGGCCCACGACCCGGGTGTCCTGGGC belongs to Actinomadura rubteroloni and includes:
- a CDS encoding HAD family hydrolase translates to MQGPGALRAVLFDMDGLLIDSERLWLEVEFEVVARLGGRWTEEHQHALVGGSLAGAVAYMLELTGADVPAATVGAWLLDGMAERLGAAVPLLPGAKELLAEVRAAGVPAALVSSSHRRLIEPVLDAIGREHFAVTVAGDEVARTKPDPEPYRTAAARLGADPRACVVLEDSPNGLAAAEAAGCATVAVPSLLPVAAAPGRTVVASLRDVDLAFLRSLVPSP
- a CDS encoding universal stress protein, giving the protein MSAYRTILVGTDGSKTSFRAVDRAAQLAAATGATLLLASAYNPMSEKERLNAADRLGDLAYKVQGATPAEDALRAARERAVAAGAKDIEEVAREGDAVDVIASIARDREADLVVVGNRGLNSLAGRILGSVPANLSHRSPCDVLIVHTTDGKR